The following is a genomic window from Canis lupus baileyi chromosome 18, mCanLup2.hap1, whole genome shotgun sequence.
CTTGCTTAGATCTTACTGCTATTTTCCCATGACTATTCCCATCACTTACTGCTATTTTCCCAAGACTATTTTCAGAATAGTAGATTCAGAATACTTTTAAGGATATAGAGGTTACTGTGTTGGGCCAACTACCCCCATCCCCAAGTTCATCTCATCCTCTTGGCTAAGTATAGCCCACCTGAGAACTTCTCTCTTTGTGCCACAGCTGAGGCAGCTCAGCAGCTTGGGGTGGTGCCCACAGCTAGGGGAGGGTGTCTGTTCCTCCCTTGAGCCAAAGTGGAGCCAGATCTTGCTCATAAGCAAGTGGTCCTCCTTCACCAGCGTCTGTTGCTACTTACATCATTCAGGTTCCCAGGAACACATTATTCTTACTTTTTGCCACTTTCCCTGAGGactcccccctctttttttagtattttaatttttaaaaaaatattttatttatttatttgatagacacCAAGCATGCttgcatggggggaggggcagagggagagggaggaagcagactccctgctgagcagggagccagatgtggggctcagatcccaggaccccaggattatgacctgagctgaaggcagacacctaactgactgagccacccaggcaccccagattccCCTGTCTTTAAGGAATGAGTGATGCAGGCCAGGTTGACTCCTCCAGCTCTCTTCAGTAAGTGGCCCTAGTCTTGGCCTTATTTACAAAGTTTACCTGAGTAACACAATTGGCCCAGATTGGAATGGCCAGGATTTGTTATTTCTGAAAACTCTAAGGCCAGTTAATTCAGCCATGTCTTACACTTACCCTTGGCATCCTAGCTCAGCATGCAGCAGGAATTCACCCTCCAGGAATTTTTTCTCATGCAGGAAACCCATTCATGATAAACGTTCAGTTACAATAGGGGAGAATAATATCGATAATTCTTGACTTATGGGGCAGCAAAATCACCTGGAGTGGTTGTTAAAACAGACTCCTGGGTCTTAACTCCTAGAATTTTAGGTCTGGAGTGGACTGGAGAATTTGCAATTGTGACAAGTGTCCAAATGATACTGATACTGTTGGTCTGGGGGCCAGACTTGcagaaccactgctctaagtGTTAAAcctcttcctgaagcctccttcctcttcctgttgTAATCGGGATCTTGCCATCCACTGCATCCCTCTTTGCAAGTTAATTCCCGTCTCTATTCTCGCTTCAGGTTTCTGGCCTAGTTTCCATGGTCCTTTGTTTGGTCTGACATCCCTTGACCTGTAGTCCTTTTCTCCAGTTTACCCACAAGAACCTCAAACtaacctcttcttcctctgctccaatTCCCAGaccactgaccctataaagctgAACAAAGTTCTTCATCCTAAAATCTCTCCTTTCAGACCCAGTACTCTCCAGTCCtatatagaaaaggaagaaaaaaaaaaagaaaaggaagagaagtcaCCAGACCTCCTTTTACCAAGGTATCTATCTACCTGTCATTATGGTGGTAGTAGGCACAATTATAAAATAGCCTCCAAGATTTTTTGCCCAAATCTGTAGAACTTGTTACTATAATGGATTTTCTACCCTGATTAGATTATAATACATAACTAACCTATTCAAAGACTGCAGGGATGTAAGgtgtgatctttttttaaaatttttttttattgatttatgatagtcacagagagagagagagagaggcagagacataggcagagggagaagcaggctccatgcaccgggagcccgacgtgggattcgatcccgggtctccaggatcgcgccctgggccaaaggcaggcgccaaaccgctgcgccacccagggatcccttttttctttttttaattaaaaaaaatttttttttaatttttttaaatttaaaaaaattttttttatttttattttttttaaattttttttaaggtgtgatctttttattttttatttttttaaggtgtgaTCTTTTATGCCAGTTATTATTCTACAGGATCATTGCAGCTCAGGAGCTCCCAGTGCAATTGGTGAAGGCCTTTGTTATTATTTCTGCATCACATCCGTACTTCTTCTCTATACATAATCATGCTTTCTTTGCCCCTTCTGAGATTTTATTCCCTATAGCACTCTCCAGTCAATTTCCTGCACACAGATCTTCATGTCAGAGTCTGACCTTAAGGGTGGTCTATGGTCTACTCAGGTTTTTGACCTACAGacctatgagataataaatgggcattgtttctatcttttcactttttaaaaaattgttttttttttacagctgttTTACATTCACAATATAATTAAGCAGAAACTACAGAGATTTACCATGTATTTTGTCCCCACATACCCACAACCCCCCTCTCTTATTTCAACACCAGAATGGTACACTTGTTACAGTAGATATCCTACGTGGCACATCCTACCTCCCACAGAGGTTTCTGCTGTGGTTGTTATGATTTTCCAAGTCCGCCTGTCTGCAATTTTCAGGTTAGGGGTTTTGCTGTGACCTCAGTTCTTTGACAAATTTAGGAAGATTTGATCATTTTTAGTTCTGCTTTTACTTTTACTTCTTAGGACAGAGTGAAGACTTACCTCCTTACGTGCCAGTCCAGAAATCAGAAGTTGGTGGATATTGTTTTAAGTCAGTACATTTGTGGAAATTAGTGATTGCCCCACATGTCTAGAAACTTCTTTAGGGCAAAGACCACCATCTTTCTTGTTGCATGTTCTAGtctcagcttccttttttttttttttttttaagatcttatttattcatgagagagagagagagagagaggcagagacacaggcagagggagaaacaggctccatgcagggagcccgacacagggacttgatcctgggtctccaggatcacaccctgggctgaaggcggcactaaaccactgagccacccgggctgccctagtctCAGCTTCTAACACAATGTGTCACGCATAGTGGTGTTCAATGCAAACTTATTAGAAATACAGTTACATTCTCCAGTTGAAACCTGATATGGAAATTGTAATGGATTCTGTGTTGTGCCACTAGTATCTGCCTCTTAATTCCCACCCTGACTTTAGGACTAAAGTGTTTACTTTCCCACCTGCTGGGATGGTTAACAACTGACAAGTTGCAACTGACTTCCCCTTTCCAGGGATCTTTCTTGAAGAGAGTCACAGTACCCAAGGTCATGCCTCCTTTCTAGGGGCATCCTGCATCAGTGACTGGTCAGTGCAGGGGTGTAAGTATGGCTTCTTACTCTTGTTGAGATAGTTCTGCAGCATCATTGCAGCTCAGGAGCTCCCAGTGCGATTGGGCAAGGTCTTTGTTGTTACTGCATCACATCCATATTTCTTCTCTATGCATAATCATGCTTTCTTTGCCACTTCAGAGAGTTTGTTCCCCATAGCACTCCCCACTAAATTTCCTGCACACAAATCTTCATGTCAGAGTTTAACCCTAAGGAACTCAGTGTGTCATGGGGTCCAATAACCACTTGGGAAAATGAAAGGGAAGGTGTTGTCAGGATGTACCCTTCATTTTGGACTTCGTTTACCAGACTTACTCTTGACTTCTCATCTAACCTCTAGAGTAAAGGTAAGACTTTGGGAGGGGTTACAAAGCAGGCAAAGTGTTGATTGGACCATCCTCCTCTTTTTATGCTTGCTCTTCCATATACCAGTATTACAATCTTCCCCACCTTCTTGGGTCCAACGTCTTCCCAGTAGCCAGAGAGCCCAAGTTATGGTCCATTTAAGTGCCTTAGTTCACCAACACTTGAAACTATTTCACAGGTGTCAAAAAAGTGATGAGATTCAACTCATACTAACACATTAATGAAAACCACACTTTTAACTTCTCGTGGGGATTTATAGGTAAATGAATCAGATTGTTGGGGGGGGAGTCAGAGTAATGGAATGCCTTCCTGGCTCCCAGATAAGAAGTTGGATTATATGGATCCAAATCTTCCTTATTATTCAGTTACTCCAGCCAGTGCATTCCTAACTCAGCCTCCCCATTTCAGTTATGTTCTGGACTTGGAATGATGGTGGGAACACTCACAAGGCTAAAACTGTTCATATAAATTCACAATAAGccattcatttacaaatatttgagtgcTATGATGTCTAACTATTCCATGGAGGTACTATAGCAGTAAGGAATACAGGATATCAAGGGTGAAAACTCTTTCATGTAACTCTCCCATGTGGGCATATCACAAACTATGAAAGTGAAAATGCAGGTGTTACTAAACCACAGAAAAGTCCCATACTCTAGCCATGGATGGGGATGGGCGTCACAGATATTTTCTTAGAGTATCTACGTAATATTTTAGGTAGGGGTTAGGTGGGAGGTAAGTCACAAACCTTGTAAGACCAGCTTTAGAAACCGTATTATCTTTTGCTTGCCTTTTTGCATCTCATGCAGTGTTACTGCTTTGTACCATCTCCTTAACCCATCATGAGagttaattttgttaattaattttgttaCCGTAGATGTtagaaatagtttaaaaacataaaaatatagtaaaCAAATAGAATTAACTCATCACTGGGCAACTCAGAGGGTCAGAGTTGATCCATTCATATGCATCACAATATTCGTAGAATCGCCCAGAGTGTCCTTCTAGGAGGCAACGCTAGCCTTTCTACATCTGCCCTATCTTACAAATACCCTTAGGACAGCCTTCATCCACATAGAAACATTTTAGCACTAGTCACAGACTTAACCTGTGCCACTTATTTGGGAAAAGATTGGTTCCACAAATTGACCATATAGGTGGTAGGCTCTGGGTATAAGGAACTCTTATTTGCCTAAAGTTCCCCTTGTTTCTGAGTGTATGCTGGAAGTCAATAACATACTACAACCCACCAATGGATATACTGATCAGTGAAaatactataaagaaaataaggtCAGTCTCTATCTTCAGGGTAGTTGCTGTTTATGGCAAATCCTTCATCTATTTATTCTGTCCTCAACTCCACCATCCTTTTCCCCATATTTAAAGGTCCCTGGAGATTACAAGACAGCAATATACACGGCAGAAGTATTCATGAATGACCCAACTTCACTGATGGTGTTATCAGTGATGTGGCCATTATGAGAGGGGAAGAAAATGCTTGAGAATCCCACACATACgcaattcaatttatttgctgttttatttaattccaaaGGCTTTATAATGTCacgttttctttttgttggtatGATCGCTTTCTTAATTCAAATCTAAACCATCATGATGATGCATCACTTATTTAGTTCTTCTATATAACTGGAACGCAGTAATCTGTTTCCTatgaaataacaataaaagaattCCTTAAATTAGATATATAACAAACTCAAGATATCTTATGCAGAGAATCATTACTAAtatctttagttttcatttttaggatAAAGTTAAAGATCTTAACATTTTGCCTGGGAGTGATTATCAGGCTTTCCTTCATGACCACTGCAAGGCAGGATGACATGGAAAGGGCCAGTCACCACTTGTGCCCTGACACTCCAGGCCTAGGGGCTGAAGGTGTGGCAAGGATACTCAACACCAAGACTCAGTGTGAAGAGAAACCTGTCATGCTACTAGCTCCTTAAGGGAGACCCTGAACTTCCAGTACCTAGCTCTCCCAGTTCTACACTTGGACACTTGGATAAGCCACTCAGATAACTTACATAATCCCATATAACCCACAACAGACCACCATCAACAGCACTGGGAATTAAATGTGGAAAACCACCATAAAAAACActccacagggatccctgggtggcgcagcggtttagcgcctgcctttggcccagggcgtgatcctggagacccaggatcgaatcccatgtcgggctcccggtgcatggagcctgcttctccctctggctgtgtctctgcctctctctctctctctctcactgtgtgcctatcataaattaaaaaaaaaaaaaaaaaaacactccacaGAACTGAAAGGCTTTGGCTCCAATCTACTAGTAAGCGAGGATCTATAGAAacaggtctaaaaaaaaaaaaacaaaaacaaacaaacaaaaaaacaggtcTATTACCCAATCAGACTGCTGCCATTTTTTACTGCCCACAAGCAATGCTAGTTTTGGAGGGCAGAATATTCACTGAGTAGGAAACCCCAAACAAATCCCTAAAAGCCAATCATGAGAAATCCAAATTGGACACAGATACCAACCTCTGTACCTGCTATTTCCTAAACTTTACAGCATCTGCCTCGAATCTGTTTGAAACTTTGTAAGGTACCTTGGTTTTCCACCTCTGACAGTTACCTGAGGGAAGAAGTGATTCATACGGTAAATAACCCAAGTTGCTtaaaaaaccaaaggaaaaaacaaatacaaaatacatcCTTCATGAGAAATCTATTGTTTAAGATACTATTCTTTATCATTCTACAGTCCTTGGCAGGAAAATCATCACatgatttgaaaaacaaaataagagacaCAATCTAGAGAATTTGGCCTGAAAATTACCATCTTAACTGTATAACCAAGAGTAAATTAAAGTTATCTTCTTCACAGGGCTGTGATAGGATGGGGAAAACTGATTCCTACACACTGATGGGAAATGACAGCAGAGCAAATGAGACTTTGAGAAGACTAAAGGTAAGATGGACAGTGTTTTGGTTTGGGAGCTAAGATTGGAACTTCAGTCTCCTCAGGGGGCCCCTTATGCAGCCCATTCATCACTTGCTTCCCTTTATTTTTGCACCCCAGATATAATCATCCCCCAGGCTCCACTCTTGGTCCTTCCCACTCCTTGAGCCCCTTCCCTAATCATAGGGTAGTCCAAACTCAAGCTTCAACCAGGTCTGCATGACTTGCTAGTCCAGTCCTCCCACCAACAACCACACAGTAAAGCAAAACAACTCCCCTTCCCAAGTTTACTTTTCCAAGAATGTTATTACCATTTTCTCCTGGTACTCATGTTCAaacccttttttatttatttattttttttcttaaagaatcaaTTTCATTGATGGATTCTCTGAGAATGTAGATATTTTAATTCCTATCAGAGTTAGGATCCTCATCACTTTATATCTAATGTTCAACTAAActgactttagtttttttttttttttttttttaagatttatttatttattcatgagagacaggcagggaaagagaggcagagacacaggcaaagggagaagcaggctccatgcagggagcccgacatgggactcgatcccgggtctccaggatcacaccctgggctgaaggtggcactaaaccgctgagccaccagggctccccctAAACTGACTTTATATAGAAGTTTCAGCCATACAGCTACACTTCAAACTTCTATACAGTCCCACCAGGTGAAGATGCATTGAGCacatttcttcctgtcttttctctGTTCAGTTTACTTTTGGCACCCCCATATTGCCTACAGGAcaaaatctaaaaaggaaaatatctactattttttttaaagattttatttaagatttttaaagattgtatttattcatgagaggcagagacacagggagagggagaagcagagtccctgcagagagcgtgatgcaggacttaatcccacgaccccaggatcacgccctgagtcaaaggcagacgctcagccactgagccactcaggtgccccaaaatatctATTTTAGCACCACTTTCCCAACTCCTCACAGTTCTCCCCCTGGCTGGCTGTTCTCAGGCTCAATCCCTGGAACATACTTGACCTGGCCTGGCTGTCCATTTGAGCTCATGCTATTGTCTCCATTCTCACTCCAAAGAACAGCTCccaaatttttatcaaaattcacCACCTCTACATGGGACTGCCCGTTCTTAGCAACCCTACCTAGATCTATGTCCatcactcttttctctctctgcctcctgtccTTTCCCACCACCCAGGTCTGCATCATCTCCTATAGCTCTTTGTTTCAAATTACAATTCCTAGAATGCAGGACTTCAAACTTGGGATCTCTGCCAATCCTACAAACATGGGCACCTACAGTTGTTTAAGAACAGTCTTTCagtagcacctgggtggctcagtggttgtgtgccTGCCTTTGATCAGGGCATGCTCCCagagtccttggatcaagtcccacatcaggctctccttggggagcctcctcctccctctgcctgtgtctctgcctctctgcctctctcatcaataaataaaataagatcttaaaaaaaaaaacaaaaaacatacttTCAAAATGGAGAAACACTATTGATCTATGGCTGCCTTTGCATCCAGGACCCAGTATGGAACCAGCAGAGACACCAAATAGGATGAGCCCATTAGTCACTTACGTTCCCAGGACTTATGACAGGCTCTCTTGGACTCCAACCCCTCCTGCATGGCCGTCGTACATTCCCCTCGGAACTGGCCATCCTGTCCTGTCACTTTGCACACTACAGGGATGCTCTCATATTCTCCATGCTTTAACCTGTTCTTATTTCTGGTGGGCCACATAAGAAGTTGGGAAGGGAGACAGCACTCAGGTGGCATCCGGATGATCCTGCCGGCCTTGTGATAAATCTGTCCTTTTGAAGAGGCCACAGGGCCCAGTGGACTAAATTCTGCAAAGAGGCAGTCTAGCTCCTCCATTTCACCTTCAACTTCCTCTTCGAAGTCACAGTCTTCTGAATCCTCAAGAAGTACAGTGTTCGAGGCAGCATTTTCCCTCACTAAATAGCCTGTGTTCCCACTTGAGAAGTTGCTCAGGGAGGTCTGCTTCCTGCCGGTCACAGACTTTTGAATATCTGCACACTTCTTGAAGTTCTCATGCTCCTCCTCCTCAGTCTCATCCTTCCTggtcatttcttcatctgtgttcAGTTCCCCAATCCTGATGGTCTTTCCCTGTGAGCCCTCAGTTTTGCAGGCTGGTGAGGACTCCTCATCTTTGGAAGGCATTTGGTCAGGGGATTTCTCCAGCTCTGCATCCTGCCACCAGCTGCCATCACACTGAATCCCCGCATCTACTCCCTTGTTCATCTGGGCCAACCAGGCGGGGTTAGGAACATACTTGGGGAAGCCGTCCCTCACCACCACCTCATCCAATTCCCCACACCTGACTGCCCCTTCCTCTGAGGTCTTTCTGCTTTCTGGTGATGACTCAGGAGATTGTTCGTGTTCTGCATCCTGCCACTGGCTCATATCACATTGAATGCCTTCACTGACTTGGCTGAACTGGGCCAGAGAGGTAGGGGGAGGGACATAACTCTGAGGGCAGCTGTGCATCTCTACCACTTCACCTTCATCCACTTTCACAAGGAGGCCATGGCCCCCACTGCCATTGTCTGGCATGTTCTCCCCAAAGCTAATGGGACTCTGGGATTTGGACTGTAGGCTCAGGTCCTCAATGGCCTTATTGCTGGAGCAGAACGGCCTTTCCTGCTGGAGCTGATTGCCATCTCTAGAAGACTGGCACAGACTGGAGTTTAGTGTATCCTGGATTTCATCTCTGTCTTTTGCTTCACCTGGAGAGGACAGGAATTGGGGAACAGCTGCacagcctttttcttttcccaagttCATGTCCCTGATGGAGCCTGACTTTACCACCTCATCATGTTTTACATCATGACACTGTTTCGACCAGATAGTGCTTTCATCATCTTTACCTGTGATGCTGTCTGCACCCTCATGACGGTTATAGAGCACACTTCTACTTTCACAAGGACTCTGTGAAATCCCACTATGCTGCACCAGGTTCTCTGGCATGGTCTTACCATAAGTTAGGTTATATAAACGGATAGTTTCCTTCAAAGTCTTCCAGAACTGTGTTACAGGGCATCCTTTGCTCTGTTCTGGCCTCGTTTTTGCCTTCTCAGGTACATAGTGTCCTTGAGGTGATATCCTGTACACGATGTTATGAGAAGGGCTCTCAGGATGTGGCTCCTTCTGGACAACAGAAGACAAAACCCTACCTGTTGCTTCAGGTTTGCCGGCTTTTGTGTCAATATTAGAAGTCAGGATACTGGTCACCCTATCACCTTCTGAGTGGGTGTCTTGTTTCTGAGTCATATTTTCAGCCTGATGAGGTTCAGTCTGAGTCTCTTTCGTATTTGTTTTCTGTCCATAGCCACTACACTGCCGGAACTGTGCTGTGTTACAAAACATAGGT
Proteins encoded in this region:
- the LOC140608547 gene encoding uncharacterized protein, encoding MCGPSAGGRRLRSRRHVPARLCQGGSRAAGRQPVRVAEPARGQTGRGSGDAGLAARAPRPGRARGRPRARPGRTRPGEELPGLPGPSRAACALLPWPPGLSRPPARRRLLLLGEPRLAAAGGAPPAGGSAQGLGRCSPCPRGPASGRDAQDMNSSSEHSAHGEGGTARPFFYVHAVGPPPYPSPWYQNLPANPCCVPGAGFRNGSLYFPYSVVLSEYPGFLIPQSPLPTAFYRRPMFCNTAQFRQCSGYGQKTNTKETQTEPHQAENMTQKQDTHSEGDRVTSILTSNIDTKAGKPEATGRVLSSVVQKEPHPESPSHNIVYRISPQGHYVPEKAKTRPEQSKGCPVTQFWKTLKETIRLYNLTYGKTMPENLVQHSGISQSPCESRSVLYNRHEGADSITGKDDESTIWSKQCHDVKHDEVVKSGSIRDMNLGKEKGCAAVPQFLSSPGEAKDRDEIQDTLNSSLCQSSRDGNQLQQERPFCSSNKAIEDLSLQSKSQSPISFGENMPDNGSGGHGLLVKVDEGEVVEMHSCPQSYVPPPTSLAQFSQVSEGIQCDMSQWQDAEHEQSPESSPESRKTSEEGAVRCGELDEVVVRDGFPKYVPNPAWLAQMNKGVDAGIQCDGSWWQDAELEKSPDQMPSKDEESSPACKTEGSQGKTIRIGELNTDEEMTRKDETEEEEHENFKKCADIQKSVTGRKQTSLSNFSSGNTGYLVRENAASNTVLLEDSEDCDFEEEVEGEMEELDCLFAEFSPLGPVASSKGQIYHKAGRIIRMPPECCLPSQLLMWPTRNKNRLKHGEYESIPVVCKVTGQDGQFRGECTTAMQEGLESKRACHKSWERNCQRWKTKVPYKVSNRFEADAVKFRK